The Phycisphaeraceae bacterium genome has a window encoding:
- a CDS encoding non-heme iron oxygenase ferredoxin subunit, with amino-acid sequence MPDFIPVMRTADLSPGQVRCVEVCGREIAIYNLAGQFYATDDRCTHAEASLSEGQIQGDEIVCPLHFATFDIRTGACTGPPATDDVRTYPVRVTPSGEIEVAVGMT; translated from the coding sequence ATGCCTGATTTCATTCCCGTGATGCGAACCGCCGACCTGTCCCCCGGGCAGGTTCGATGCGTCGAGGTGTGCGGCCGCGAGATCGCCATCTACAACCTTGCCGGTCAGTTCTACGCCACGGATGACCGATGCACCCACGCTGAGGCGTCGCTGAGTGAAGGGCAGATTCAGGGTGACGAGATCGTCTGCCCGCTGCATTTCGCCACTTTTGACATCCGAACCGGCGCCTGCACCGGACCTCCCGCGACTGATGACGTGCGGACATACCCGGTGCGGGTGACTCCATCGGGTGAGATTGAGGTCGCTGTCGGAATGACCTGA
- a CDS encoding acyloxyacyl hydrolase, whose amino-acid sequence MGDVSATAPVVSMGVLSQDEAASAPPPAGLTSGPARRFGDAATWRFNVLGFYGDDFESGHFFGGAVSFTYFMVRNFSVDFELGLAKFGQDGPDAWGGNFNILLRWHFLARDTWSLYVDGGVGFLKTNDDVPDNGSNYNFTPQLGVGASFDIGNDWRMMLGLRWHHISNADTADSNPGRDSLLGYAGISVPF is encoded by the coding sequence GTGGGCGACGTGTCGGCGACCGCTCCGGTCGTCTCGATGGGAGTGCTGTCGCAGGACGAGGCCGCATCGGCGCCGCCCCCCGCTGGACTGACGTCCGGCCCGGCGCGGCGCTTCGGTGACGCGGCCACGTGGCGTTTCAACGTGCTGGGCTTCTATGGCGACGACTTCGAATCGGGGCACTTCTTCGGCGGCGCGGTCAGTTTCACCTACTTCATGGTCAGGAACTTCAGCGTGGACTTCGAGCTGGGTCTGGCCAAGTTCGGCCAGGATGGTCCCGACGCCTGGGGCGGCAACTTCAACATCCTGCTGCGTTGGCACTTCCTCGCCCGGGATACCTGGTCGCTCTACGTGGATGGCGGCGTGGGCTTCCTCAAAACCAACGACGACGTGCCAGACAACGGTTCGAACTACAACTTCACGCCGCAGCTCGGCGTGGGCGCGTCATTCGACATCGGCAACGACTGGCGGATGATGCTCGGGCTGCGGTGGCACCACATCTCCAACGCGGACACCGCCGACTCCAACCCCGGCCGCGACAGTCTGCTGGGATACGCCGGCATCAGCGTGCCGTTCTGA
- a CDS encoding FliM/FliN family flagellar motor switch protein, giving the protein MSSKLNAILRLEVPVIVRIAERSMGLSDVLNLVPGSIIEMNKSVEEDLDLLVNNKVIGRGVAVKVGENFGLKVTRLGTQQQRVDALGGRASGAGGTVSGGGEGAGQGVAAPGAEGATPAPLPHPAAGAAAHGAAA; this is encoded by the coding sequence ATGTCATCCAAGCTGAACGCCATTCTGCGCCTTGAGGTGCCGGTCATCGTTCGCATCGCGGAACGGTCGATGGGGTTGTCGGATGTCCTCAACCTCGTTCCCGGCTCGATCATCGAGATGAACAAGTCGGTCGAGGAGGATCTCGACCTGCTGGTCAACAACAAGGTGATCGGCCGCGGGGTGGCGGTGAAGGTGGGCGAGAACTTCGGGCTGAAGGTGACGCGGCTGGGGACGCAGCAGCAGCGGGTGGACGCCCTGGGGGGTCGAGCGAGTGGGGCCGGGGGAACCGTGTCAGGTGGCGGGGAAGGGGCCGGGCAGGGGGTCGCCGCCCCCGGTGCAGAGGGCGCCACGCCGGCCCCGCTGCCGCACCCGGCCGCGGGAGCAGCAGCGCACGGAGCGGCGGCGTGA
- a CDS encoding N-acetylmuramoyl-L-alanine amidase, whose protein sequence is MTAARSAGIGLRLAGAGAALLLTGCAASGRMEPAPQRTALPLSRPVAAWVASSHFRPGPRRVGDVDAIVIHTTEGRFDRTLTFAENQANNYRNVIRYFQKNDREVSAHFVVGPDGGITQMVAEEDICHAQTYYNARSIGIECAGWADSEDTWTPELLDSLVELVAYLAVKWRVPVERPEGDANHGPYSLDTPEGKRFNGRGIVSHGQIQPWNRTDPGPHFPWEAFLSRVRRRIDAAAGQLAE, encoded by the coding sequence ATGACGGCGGCTCGCAGCGCCGGCATCGGGCTGCGGCTGGCCGGCGCTGGCGCGGCGTTGCTGCTGACGGGCTGCGCCGCATCCGGTCGCATGGAGCCGGCGCCGCAACGCACCGCGCTGCCGCTGTCCAGGCCCGTTGCGGCGTGGGTCGCGTCATCCCACTTCCGCCCCGGTCCGCGGCGCGTGGGCGACGTGGACGCCATCGTCATCCACACCACTGAAGGACGTTTTGACCGGACGCTGACGTTCGCCGAGAACCAGGCCAACAACTACCGCAACGTCATCCGCTACTTTCAGAAGAACGACCGCGAGGTCAGCGCGCACTTCGTCGTCGGACCGGATGGCGGCATCACGCAGATGGTGGCGGAGGAGGACATCTGCCACGCGCAGACCTACTACAACGCCCGCTCCATCGGCATCGAATGTGCCGGCTGGGCCGACAGCGAGGACACCTGGACGCCGGAACTGCTCGATTCGCTGGTGGAACTGGTCGCCTACCTCGCCGTCAAGTGGCGGGTGCCCGTGGAGCGGCCTGAAGGCGACGCCAACCACGGGCCGTACTCGCTCGACACGCCCGAGGGCAAGCGGTTCAACGGTCGCGGCATCGTGTCTCACGGGCAGATCCAGCCGTGGAACCGAACCGACCCGGGGCCGCACTTTCCCTGGGAGGCGTTCCTGTCGCGGGTGAGGCGGCGGATCGACGCCGCCGCGGGCCAGTTGGCGGAGTGA
- a CDS encoding glycoside hydrolase family 15 protein has translation MARNIPVGNGELLITFDDLYRVRDIHYPRVGMPNHTGGHVQRFGVWADGQFAWIEDAGWSRDLRYKPDTMITEVRLRHERLGVELICHDAVDYSAPVFFRRIRIIDLLGRSREVRLFFHHDLSINGTPVGDTVNYDPATAGLVHYKDDIYFLINACDERKCGIDHWATGAKRIGTAEGTWRDAEDGQLSRNAIAQGSVDSTVGFSLQLTPHGASYVHYWMAAGRDYRSVKQLNQKILERTPGRMMDRTEAYWRLWACKEPIDFSPLPEPIRDLFVRSQLILRTQIDNGGAIVAATDSDIAHYAGDHYAYMWPRDGALVAQALVLAGHGELSRAFFRFCAKVITEEGYFLHKYNPSGTLASSWHPWMLDSRKVLPIQQDETALVVWALRKHFEVFRDVEFIKPLYHPLIIRPAQWMLAHRDHHGLPKPSWDLWEERRGVHTFTVAATIGALQAAADFAHDLGAFDQAEEFGEAAKRMRGAMLRYLWVEERQRFARMATPLEDGTYRLDMTHDSANFALFAFDALPADHPAVVAEMKALKDRLWVRTTIGGMARYERDYYHQVERNDIDRVAGNPWAICTLWLALHRIESAANLVELEEAVEYLEWARERAVSSGVLAEQFHPYTGEAVSVSPLTWSHATVLTVVMKYLHKHAALTGKRVGGLSEPLKPRTSAR, from the coding sequence ATGGCCCGCAACATTCCCGTCGGCAATGGCGAACTGCTGATCACGTTTGACGACCTCTACCGCGTCCGCGATATCCACTACCCGCGCGTGGGCATGCCCAACCACACCGGCGGGCACGTGCAGCGGTTCGGCGTGTGGGCCGACGGCCAGTTCGCCTGGATCGAGGACGCCGGCTGGTCGCGCGACCTGCGATACAAGCCCGACACCATGATCACCGAGGTGCGGCTGCGCCACGAGCGGCTGGGCGTCGAGCTCATCTGCCACGACGCGGTGGATTACTCCGCCCCGGTGTTCTTCCGCCGCATCCGCATCATCGACCTGCTGGGCCGCTCGCGCGAGGTTCGGCTGTTCTTCCATCACGACCTCTCCATCAACGGCACGCCGGTGGGCGACACCGTCAACTACGATCCCGCCACCGCCGGGCTGGTCCACTACAAGGACGACATCTACTTCCTCATCAACGCCTGCGACGAGCGCAAGTGCGGCATCGACCACTGGGCCACCGGCGCCAAGCGCATCGGCACGGCGGAGGGAACCTGGCGCGACGCCGAGGACGGCCAGCTGTCGCGCAACGCCATCGCGCAGGGGTCAGTGGACTCCACGGTGGGCTTCTCGCTTCAGCTCACGCCGCACGGGGCGTCCTACGTCCATTACTGGATGGCGGCGGGGCGAGACTACCGCTCGGTGAAGCAGCTCAATCAGAAGATCCTGGAGCGCACCCCCGGGCGCATGATGGACCGCACCGAGGCCTACTGGCGCCTGTGGGCCTGCAAGGAGCCGATCGACTTCTCCCCGCTGCCCGAGCCCATCCGCGACCTGTTCGTGCGCTCGCAGCTCATTCTGCGCACGCAGATCGACAACGGCGGAGCGATTGTCGCCGCCACCGATTCGGATATCGCCCACTACGCGGGCGACCACTACGCCTACATGTGGCCGCGCGATGGCGCCCTGGTCGCTCAGGCGCTGGTGCTGGCGGGACATGGAGAGCTCTCTCGCGCCTTCTTCCGCTTCTGCGCCAAGGTCATCACCGAGGAAGGGTACTTCCTGCACAAGTACAACCCCTCGGGCACGCTGGCCTCGTCGTGGCACCCGTGGATGCTCGACAGCAGGAAGGTGCTGCCGATTCAGCAGGATGAGACGGCCCTGGTTGTGTGGGCCTTGCGGAAGCACTTCGAGGTCTTCCGCGACGTGGAGTTCATCAAGCCGCTCTACCATCCGTTGATCATCCGTCCCGCGCAGTGGATGCTGGCCCACCGCGACCACCACGGGCTGCCCAAGCCGTCGTGGGATCTGTGGGAGGAGCGCCGGGGGGTCCACACCTTCACCGTGGCGGCCACCATCGGCGCGCTGCAGGCGGCGGCGGACTTCGCCCACGACCTGGGCGCCTTCGATCAGGCCGAGGAGTTCGGGGAAGCCGCCAAGCGCATGCGCGGCGCCATGCTCCGGTATCTCTGGGTGGAGGAGCGGCAACGGTTCGCCCGCATGGCCACCCCGCTCGAGGACGGCACCTACCGGCTGGACATGACGCACGATTCGGCCAACTTCGCCCTGTTCGCCTTCGACGCGCTTCCCGCCGACCACCCCGCCGTGGTCGCGGAGATGAAGGCGCTGAAGGACCGGCTGTGGGTCCGCACCACGATCGGCGGCATGGCCCGGTACGAGCGCGACTACTACCACCAGGTGGAGCGCAACGACATCGACCGCGTCGCCGGCAACCCCTGGGCCATCTGCACCCTCTGGCTGGCGCTGCACCGCATCGAGTCGGCGGCCAACCTGGTCGAACTGGAGGAAGCGGTCGAGTACCTCGAGTGGGCGCGCGAGCGCGCCGTCTCCTCCGGCGTGCTGGCGGAACAGTTCCACCCCTACACCGGCGAGGCCGTGTCGGTCAGCCCGCTCACGTGGTCGCACGCCACGGTGCTCACCGTGGTGATGAAGTACCTGCACAAGCATGCCGCCCTGACGGGCAAGCGCGTCGGGGGACTTTCGGAGCCGCTCAAGCCCAGGACCAGCGCCCGATGA
- a CDS encoding RNA methyltransferase — translation MMDPVAIERMDDPRVAEYRDVRDADLRGGGGLAPRGTSNRLFMAESEMVIRRLLESRRFRVKSMLLSPEQFRSLRSAIESAWSQAHAVPPVYVAPEPMMRAIAGYRHHGGALAAAWRPSPGEVDPARTLEQLSEKPRCTLLLVEGVTNKDNIGAIFRNAAAFGADGVILDDACADPLFRLSIRVSMGHVFNVPWAIASDWRGLLAELPSSWKFDLLAAETIAEAQPIEQLPRGGRVAIVLGAERHGVRADTLARCAGTYAIPMAPGVPSINVATAAAVFLYERSKGMRQAASPG, via the coding sequence GTGATGGACCCCGTCGCGATCGAGCGCATGGATGACCCTCGCGTGGCGGAGTACCGCGACGTGCGCGACGCCGACCTGCGCGGCGGCGGCGGGCTGGCGCCGCGCGGCACATCCAACCGGCTCTTCATGGCCGAGTCGGAGATGGTCATTCGCCGCCTGCTGGAAAGCCGGCGGTTCCGCGTCAAGTCGATGCTGCTTTCACCGGAGCAGTTCCGGTCCTTGCGGTCGGCGATCGAGAGCGCCTGGTCCCAGGCGCACGCGGTGCCGCCGGTGTACGTGGCGCCCGAGCCCATGATGCGGGCCATCGCCGGCTACCGGCATCACGGCGGCGCCCTGGCGGCGGCGTGGCGACCATCGCCAGGCGAGGTTGACCCCGCGCGAACGCTGGAACAGTTGAGTGAGAAGCCGCGCTGCACCCTGCTGCTGGTGGAAGGCGTGACCAACAAGGACAACATCGGCGCCATCTTCCGCAACGCGGCGGCGTTCGGCGCCGACGGCGTCATCCTGGATGACGCCTGCGCCGATCCCCTCTTCCGGCTGTCGATCCGAGTGTCCATGGGTCACGTCTTCAACGTGCCCTGGGCCATCGCGTCAGACTGGCGCGGCCTGCTGGCGGAGTTGCCGTCGAGTTGGAAATTCGACCTGCTCGCGGCGGAGACAATCGCCGAAGCGCAACCGATTGAACAGTTGCCGCGCGGAGGGCGCGTGGCCATTGTGCTCGGCGCCGAGCGGCATGGCGTGAGAGCGGACACGCTGGCGCGCTGCGCCGGCACGTACGCCATTCCGATGGCGCCCGGGGTGCCGTCGATCAACGTCGCCACCGCGGCGGCGGTGTTTCTCTACGAGCGGTCGAAGGGGATGCGTCAGGCCGCGTCACCCGGCTGA
- a CDS encoding NUDIX domain-containing protein, protein MTCFARDRDHVTSMTQKKPPPECSDTFGRRCATALRPGYPRLNPQHYTPWSGPVNGEKPDSSKIDKSLSCNNLRQNAASRPFMRPTSRQTTGHREFTIALTVVWRLTGQRLEVLVTRRPLDAHLGGLWEFPGGKVEHDEGVVEAAARELAEETGLRVNPSQLTFFHEVTHRYPDRTVRLMGFLARVPEDATVRHLGIADHAWVGLDQLVTIPFPPANGPLTQAALTTLRTIQTTSDR, encoded by the coding sequence ATGACCTGCTTCGCGCGTGACCGCGATCACGTGACGAGCATGACGCAAAAAAAGCCGCCGCCCGAATGCTCCGACACGTTCGGGCGGCGGTGCGCCACGGCCTTGCGGCCGGGATATCCTCGACTGAACCCCCAACACTACACGCCTTGGTCCGGGCCGGTCAACGGAGAGAAACCGGATTCGTCAAAGATTGATAAATCATTGTCTTGCAATAACTTGCGTCAAAATGCCGCTTCCAGGCCATTCATGCGCCCCACCAGCCGCCAAACAACCGGTCATCGTGAGTTCACCATCGCCCTGACGGTGGTCTGGCGCCTCACCGGACAGCGACTGGAGGTGCTGGTGACCCGCCGCCCCCTTGATGCCCACCTGGGCGGATTGTGGGAGTTCCCCGGCGGCAAGGTTGAGCACGATGAGGGGGTCGTCGAGGCCGCGGCGCGTGAGCTGGCCGAGGAGACCGGATTGCGAGTCAACCCGTCACAACTGACCTTCTTTCATGAAGTTACGCATCGGTATCCGGACCGGACCGTGCGATTGATGGGCTTTCTGGCCCGCGTTCCGGAGGATGCCACGGTGCGGCATCTGGGGATCGCCGATCACGCCTGGGTTGGATTGGACCAACTCGTCACCATCCCCTTCCCCCCTGCCAACGGGCCTCTCACTCAGGCGGCCCTCACCACGCTTCGGACAATCCAGACCACGAGTGACCGATGA